In the Arachis stenosperma cultivar V10309 chromosome 8, arast.V10309.gnm1.PFL2, whole genome shotgun sequence genome, AAGGTACTTCAACCATGCTATGAATTTGGGAACATTCTGGACAAAGAATCCACTTGTTATCATGAAGGTTAGCCCTATGACGGAGGCGAAGGTGGTGGCGACTTTGGTGTTCTGGACACAGGCGCCGAGAGCGAGTCCTATGCCTTGGGAGACcaacacaagggtgaggatagtgAGCAGCATGAAAATAAAGGCGGCGGCGGTAGCTTTCAGAGCTGCCATCCAGTAGGTTATGAGAATGGAAACGGTTGGGAGGACGAGTTCCATTGGAAGGTCTACGGTCATCTTGGCCATGAAGTATGAGGATAGTCTGTACATTCCGGAAGATCTTTCTTTCTCCAACATCACTCTTTCATCTGGGAACACGAAGATTGCTCTGTACAGCGGATAAAATGCCCAGAAACTTGATAAGAAGAATAGAAGTCCAAGCTGCAAATACATCATATAACATTTCAAATCtcgttaattaataattagtttcCGTTAAAAGGAAATGGATCATCTCCATTTTTTTACACTTAGAGAAAATAAAGTTGGagcaaaattaaataagaaaaaaaacaataaagaCTGAAATTAAACACTGAacatcattcatttttttttactagATAGAATCCATTCCTTCGTTAAAGACTACATCTTATGATTGATATACAatactttaaaaataattaatatgtatataaaaaattaactatcagtataaaatatatattaaaatataaatatatattaaaaaatatataaaaaataaaaaaatttacacaaatatatcataaataatttaataattaattttttgtatgtATAGCACTTTTGTGACTAAATACATTAATTTGAGAATAACTTATATAACTTTATTTAGTAATATAAATTTGGTTTAATCAATCGgttagattttataattttattaaatttataattaaatttttatagttttttattaatttttatattatttttaattttgcattgtaattaaatttttattaatataaaaaatatgagaaTTAATAGACTATTTATCTACGAATTAAAAGTAcctataattaaaaatataattagatatttaatcattttttttgagagaaatattccattaattttaatgttttttatacgaaaataatttaattataaaattaaacataagtaaagatcaaattaaaaaatatatatataagaacctaattataaatttgataaaattataaaaaaattaaacttataAATTTTGTATAACACGTAAAATTCCATGATAAAGTATAAAAGAACAGATAAAaccaaaaattttcaaaatgctTATTGTTATTTCTAGAATTTATTTTTGTACATGAAAAAGACGTGTTagatatttcattatttatgtaaaatatttgaaaaatttaaactaattgtagaatttaattttaatatattgacaGTATAAAGTATTTTATATCGTTATgtaattacattttttttttaaataaaaaataattatttttgttaatcttATGTAAAATtacttttgtattaaaaaatgcatcaaaattagattattaattatattacctGATCTTGCATGTGTGCAGTATCAGACTTGTACCACAATAGTCCTACAATGAAAGAAGTCAAGACGACCTGAACAATATTGAAGGAAGCGAATGCTTCGTGCTTTCTCTCTTTAAGGTCTCTTCTCAACAACACCGTGAATTGTTGCCACCAATTTGTAGGCCATTTTCCAAACCCTGCTGTGTTCTCAACTCTACTTGATGAGTTGCTATTCGTTTCTTGAACCATTTGCCTCAATTGGGAATCAGCGTTACAGCTCTTGTATGCCTGAATCAATTGTTGTTTGTCCACCACAACATCCTCGTTCAATTCGTTGGTGTATATCCCTGAATTTGCATTGTCAACAACATTAAATTGGTCAATTTTGACACTTGAGAATTTCAAAGCATGCCAAAGATTAACACAATTCATACTAATTTGGAGGTGACTTCTATGGTTAGTGCCTTTCGATACtgtaattatataattattattaaaattaaagtcatctttttttattttttgatgacactatttttttaaattaaaaaacataATTACCTTATTAGGAATTCATCTAAAGCATGTATTTCCAAGgttaatttaacaaaatatgACAAGACATGCATCCAATTACATGAAGGATTAATTAATTAAGGAATTAAAAACGTACCATTAGCAAGATCCAAAAGGAAATCAGCAGGGTTCATGGCTAATGCTGGAGAAAATCCAACACTAGAGAAATAATCCAATGCCTCCGAACCCTTTCCAAAATAAACAGTGTTCCCTTCTGAAAGGAGCAACACCTTAGTGAACATATAGTACAACCTACTAGAAGGTTGGTGTATTGTCATCACAATAGTTCTTCCTCCTCTTGCAAGCTCAAACAAAGTTGACACAAGTCTTAATGCGGTAGTTGAATCCAAACCCGAGGTTGGTTCATCAAGGAACAACAAACTAGGGTTTATGAGCAATTCTTGACCAACACTAACCCTTTTTCTTTCTCCACCGGAAACCCCTCGTAGGCCGGGGCCTCCGACAATACTGTCTTTACACTTGACCAATCCAAGTTGGTTCATGACGGCTTTTGCCAATGCCACCTTCTCCTCCTTGGCTACCGTGTTAGGTAGGCGGAGGAGAGCGGTGAAAACAAGGGTTTCAGTTACTGTCAAATGAGGGTGTAGGACATCGTCTTGCGTGACGAAGCCGGTGTTCCTCTTCATGGCATTGCTGAAGGGGTCTCCATTGTATGTTATCTTTCCTTTGAGGCGGCCGCCGAGACGGCCGCCCAATGCAGTCAGCAGTGTTGTCTTGCCACTTCCTGACGGACCTAACATTGCAAGGATCTCACCCGGTTGAACAATTCCCGATACTCCATTCAATATCACTTTGCGTTCTGAtgcctttttcttcttctccaatatTCCACCGTTCTCAATCTTTATTTTGTACACAATATCTTCAAACTGTAAAATAAcagtattaaaaaaaaaaaaagcaaaaactcATGTGCAATCAACTTTAAGTGAagttagtcacaaaaaaaaactttacataaaatcaataattgagaattattagataaaaatataattaaatcaatcaaattatttaacgacTCTCGGTTATTAACTTTAACT is a window encoding:
- the LOC130945988 gene encoding ABC transporter G family member 9, giving the protein MVDIESQTNHQEVPNNVFLKRKTPVTLKFEDIVYKIKIENGGILEKKKKASERKVILNGVSGIVQPGEILAMLGPSGSGKTTLLTALGGRLGGRLKGKITYNGDPFSNAMKRNTGFVTQDDVLHPHLTVTETLVFTALLRLPNTVAKEEKVALAKAVMNQLGLVKCKDSIVGGPGLRGVSGGERKRVSVGQELLINPSLLFLDEPTSGLDSTTALRLVSTLFELARGGRTIVMTIHQPSSRLYYMFTKVLLLSEGNTVYFGKGSEALDYFSSVGFSPALAMNPADFLLDLANGIYTNELNEDVVVDKQQLIQAYKSCNADSQLRQMVQETNSNSSSRVENTAGFGKWPTNWWQQFTVLLRRDLKERKHEAFASFNIVQVVLTSFIVGLLWYKSDTAHMQDQLGLLFFLSSFWAFYPLYRAIFVFPDERVMLEKERSSGMYRLSSYFMAKMTVDLPMELVLPTVSILITYWMAALKATAAAFIFMLLTILTLVLVSQGIGLALGACVQNTKVATTFASVIGLTFMITSGFFVQNVPKFIAWLKYLSFIYYANELVIFSQYREGETYKCGKGKCLIYEYPGIKGLGFVNNRESQLRASLILLAMLFFYRFVAYVALMRIGVTKKSKSS